One window from the genome of Oncorhynchus kisutch isolate 150728-3 linkage group LG21, Okis_V2, whole genome shotgun sequence encodes:
- the LOC109908380 gene encoding V-type proton ATPase subunit D-like, producing the protein MSGKERIDVFPSRMAQTIMKARLKGAQTGRNLLKKKADALSMRFRQILRKIIETKTLMGEVMREAAFSLAEAKFAAGDFSTTVIQNVNKAKVKVRAKKDNVAGVTLPVFELYQEGGDSYELTGLARGGEQLSRLKRNYAKAVELLVELASLQTSFVTLDQAIKITNRRVNAIEHVIIPRIERTLSYIITELDEREREEFYRLKKIQEKKKQMRERTEKEIAIRLAKLGPIAEPSNMLTEETDEDLLFE; encoded by the exons ATGTCAGGAAAAGAGAGGATCGACGTATTCCCCTCTAGAAT GGCTCAGACCATCATGAAGGCCCGTCTGAAGGGGGCCCAGACCGGCAGGAACCTACTGAAGAAGAAGGCTGATGCTCTCTCCATGCGCTTCCGTCAGATCCTCCGCAAGATCATTGAG ACAAAGACCTTGATGGGCGAAGTGATGAGGGAGGCGGCCTTCTCTTTAGCTGAGGCGAAATTCGCTGCTGGCGACTTCAG CACTACTGTCATCCAGAATGTTAACAAGGCCAAGGTGAAGGTTCGTGCGAAGAAGGACAACGTGGCAG GTGTCACTCTACCTGTGTTTGAGCTCTACCAAGAAGGAGGGGACA GTTATGAGCTGACAGGTCTGGCCAGGGGAGGAGAGCAGCTCTCCAGGCTGAAGAGGAACTATGCTAAAGCAGTGGAGCTGCTCGTGGAGTTGGCCTCCTTACAG ACTTCCTTCGTCACACTGGATCAAGCCATCAAGATCACCAACCGCCGTGTGAATGCCATCGAGCATG TAATCATCCCCCGCATTGAGCGTACCCTCAGCTACATCATCACAGAGCTGGATGAGAGGGAACGAGAAGAGTTCTACAG GCTGAAGAAGATCcaggagaagaagaagcagatGAGGGAGAGGACTGAGAAGGAGATCGCCATCCGTCTGGCCAAGCTGGGCCCCATCGCTGAGCCGTCCAACATGCTGACGGAGGAAACCGACGAGGACCTGCTGTTTGAGTGA